From Dermatophagoides farinae isolate YC_2012a chromosome 10, ASM2471394v1, whole genome shotgun sequence, a single genomic window includes:
- the LOC124490857 gene encoding uncharacterized protein LOC124490857, translating to MAVINMFRPENERKILNQQQQQQPHESIHDQKRFQQFSNSKCSTSSTTTKIMKTSPLSRYKLILLILSIIFHCYLSSSSLITANKTSIYSISLAKNFQPKFKLNSSLKTINDDDDDDDDNVNYNRIDYTNHSIIKISNLDLHKIFDNQNDHHRNHQPDDNHEILWYDQSDMNNTYAFVRIGPKSLKRVRRDLRYLREQPVFVTTNLQSWLDAEQQHSYHPYTTFPKNNHVMSSQTFHLPANNDIHTATGINEHNNDDDGEDEPVYSNHQSPSSSTTTTMMNARVGGHPIYYSKLLPTFVLNRYYPIAQVNRYLHDVANLPDSSGITLFTIGHTHENRPIQAIEILNNPNDPNFLWIDGCTHAREWVTVTTALYIIDQAIYTKIPINFIIVPILNVDGYVYTWTKDRMWRKNRRPYIGSRLSRHSMPERCTGVDLNRNYDINFGGTGSSKNPCSFLYQGPKPFSEPEVRAASDLLSKNRNRIKMTLSLHSFNQLWSCPNAFTTDMTKDHNHHMRILRSIQQAVRQQNGILYDIGPLGSRLYLGSGFMMDWIYHKLGIRDAYLVELRDRGYYGFILPADQILPTATETWAGIQVAIQQIFL from the exons ATGGCCGTGATCAACATGTTTCGACCggaaaatgaacgaaaaattttaaatcaacaacaacaacaacaaccacatgAATCAATTCATGATCAGAAAcgttttcaacaattttcaaattcaaagtgttccacatcatcaacgacaacaaaaatcatgaaaACGTCACCGTTATCACgatataaattaattttattgattttatcgataatttttcattgttatctatcatcatcatcattgatcacaGCCAACAAGACATCAATTTATTCTATATCGTTggccaaaaattttcaaccaaaattcaaattaaattcatcactgaaaacaattaatgatgatgatgatgatgatgatgataatgtaaaTTATAATAGAATCGATTATACAAA tcattcaattataaaaatttccaatctTGATCTACATAAAATCttcgataatcaaaatgatcatcatcgtaatcatcaaccggatgataatcatgaaatACTATGGTATGATCAATCCGATATGAATAATACATATGCATTTGTACGTATTGGACCAAAAAGTTTGAAACGTGTTCGTCGTGATCTACGTTATCTTCGTGAACAGCCTGTTTTTGTTACAACAAATCTTCAATCATGGTTAGATgctgaacaacaacattcatatCATCCATATACAACATTTCCGAAAAATAATCATGTCATGTCATcacaaacatttcatttaccGGCAAACAATGATATTCACACTGCTACTGGCATTAAtgaacataataatgatgatgatggtgaagatGAACCTGTTTAtagtaatcatcaatcaccatcatcatcaacaacaacaacaatgatgaatgcaCGTGTTGGTGGCCATCCAATCTATTATAGTAAATTATTACCAACATTTGTATTGAATCGTTATTATCCAATAGCACAGGTTAATCGTTATCTTCATGATGTGGCCAATTTACCTGATTCATCAGGTATAACATTATTCACCATTGGTCATACACATGAAAATCGTCCAATACAAGCTATAGAAATATTAAATAATCCTAATGATCCAAATTTTCTATGGATTGATGGCTGTACACATGCTAGAGAATGGGTTACCGTTACTACGgcattatatattattgatCAGGCAATCTATacaaaaattccaatcaattttattattgtacCAATATTGAATGTTGATGGTTATGTATACACATGGACTAAAGATCGTATGTGGCGTAAAAATCGTCGTCCATATATTGGTAGCCGTTTATCACGTCATTCAATGCCAGAACGTTGTACCGGTGTTGATCTCAATCGCAATTATGATATCAATTTTGGTGGCACTGGTTCGAGTAAAAATCCATGTTCATTTCTGTATCAAGGTCCAAAACCATTTTCTGAACCAGAAGTACGTGCAGCTAGTGATCTACTTTCGAAAAATCGTAATCGTATCAAAATGACATTATCactacattcattcaatcaattatggTCATGTCCAAATGCATTCACAACCGATATGACTAaagatcataatcatcatatgcgTATATTGCGATCAATACAACAAGCAGTACGACAACAGAATGGTATACTATACGATATTGGTCCATTAGGATCACGATTATATTTAGGTTCCGGTTTTATGATGGATTGGATTTATCATAAATTAGGTATTCGTGATGCATATCTAGTCGAACTTCGTGATCGTGGTTATTATGGTTTCATATTGCCAGCCGATCAAATATTACCAACGGCAACAGAAACATGGGCCGGTATACAAGTGGCCATacagcaaatttttttatga
- the LOC124490939 gene encoding putative oxidoreductase ZK1290.5: MDNNNNGDNNNESFKTNQQQQQQQQQKITLSNGVTMPMIGLGTSHSGGYSHSCVVYALKQCGYRLIDTAKRYGTEEFISYAIKECNIDRNELFLTTKLWPIDCGFESTKQAFRGSLRRLGIDYLDLFLIHYPEVSSNCCNDKWQTLGDTWRAFECLYDEGLIRAIGVSNYQIDDIEKQNEYGSMKPLVNQIEFHPYHYPKDVVEYCCDNQIQIQGYCPLGMGNLINEEQVQNIAKSIGKTAAQVLIRWSLQHNVPTIPKSTKSERVKENISVFDFQLNDEQMKILDSFDKEIKYQDISTIREKIDQNLPDGYKLDKNLRERLLES, from the exons atggacaataataataatggtgacaataacaatgaatcattcaaaacaaatcaacaacaacaacaacaacaacaacaaaaaatcaccTTGAGTAATGGTGTTACAATGCCAATGATTGGCCTGG GAACATCACATAGTGGTGGCTATTCACATTCATGTGTTGTTTATGCGTTGAAACAATGTGGTTATCGATTAATTGATACGGCCAAACGTTATGGAACTgaagaatttatttcatatgCAATTAAA GAATGTAATATTGATAGAAATGAATTATTCTTGACCACTAAATTATGGCCAATTGATTGTGGATTTGAATCAACCAAACAGGCATTTCGTGGATCACTTCGTAGACTTGGTATCGATTATCTGGATCTATTTCTAATACATTATCCAGAAgtatcatcaaattgttgtAATGATAAATGGCAAACATTAGGCGATACATGGCGTGCATTCGAATGTCTTTATGATGAAGGCCTTATACGTGCCATCGGTGTGTCcaattatcaaattgatgatattgaaaaacaaaatgaatatggTTCAATGAAACCATTggtgaatcaaattgaattccaTCCATATCATTATCCTAaagatgttgttgaatattgtTGTGACAATCAAATCCAAATACAAGGCTATTGTCCTTTGG GTATGGGAAATCTTATCAATGAAGAACAAGTTCAAAATATAGCCAAATCGATTGGAAAAACTGCTGCACAAGTTTTAATACGTTGGTCATTACAACATAATGTACCTACCATACcgaaatcaacaaaatctgAACGTGTTAAAGAGAATATATctgtatttgattttcaacttaatgatgaacaaatgaaaattcttgattcatttgataaaGAAATCAAATATCAAGATATTAGTACTATAcgtgaaaaaattgatcaaaatctaCCAGATGGTTATAAATTGGATAAAAATCTTCGTGAAAGATTATTGGAAAGTTGA
- the LOC142597855 gene encoding uncharacterized protein LOC142597855 — MSNSIYIRIVGFIFAILLSIILMSQIQSTMSQITFSKDWRAGGKRSFINDGYFNRNIHNNNNNNKINNNKNNDGMVAAAAIFAQQNQCDQITANLIIIQELIQREANELLKCQQLGKIAKIVPEIMNSNESISSLDY; from the exons atgtccaattcaatttatatacGTATCGTTGGCTTTATTTTTgccatattattatcaatcattttaatgTCACAAATTCAATCGACAATGTCACAGATAACATTTTCAAAAGATTGGAGAGCAGGTGGTAAACGTTCGTTTATTAATGATGGCTATTTTAACCGCAacattcacaacaacaacaacaacaacaagatcaacaacaacaaaaacaacgatggtatggtagcagcagcagcaatattTGCACAGCAAAATCAATGTGATCAAATTACAgccaatttgattatcattcagGAATTGATACAg AGAGAAGCAAACGAATTGTTAAAATGTCAACAACTTGGAAAAATTGCTAAAATTGTACCGGAAATAATGAATAGTAATGAATCGATATCATCGTTggattattga